A single window of Usitatibacter rugosus DNA harbors:
- a CDS encoding hydroxymethylglutaryl-CoA lyase, which produces MTQVMVSEVGPRDGLQSIKQAMPTAVKHKWIRALAEAGLKEIEVASFVPPKLLPQMADAPEVVREALKIPGITVLALVPNLRGFQDAVAAGAPKVTLTVSASEAHSMNNIHMTCAQAIESAKRIVAFRDGLPEGQRPHIEVGISTAFGCSIQGDVDESWAIEMAVQLAAAGADTVGLSDSVGYGNPAQVKRMFKRLIAELGGKAGGAHLHNTRGQGLANVVAALDAGVTTFDASQGGIGGCPYAPGATGNIVTEDLVFLLESMGLDTGIDMPKLLEARKFLAEGLPGEPVYGFVPDAGVPRNYRRAVDQHA; this is translated from the coding sequence ATGACGCAGGTGATGGTGAGCGAGGTCGGCCCGCGCGACGGGCTGCAGAGCATCAAGCAGGCGATGCCCACGGCGGTGAAGCACAAGTGGATCCGGGCGCTGGCCGAAGCCGGGCTGAAGGAGATCGAGGTCGCCTCCTTCGTGCCGCCCAAGCTCCTGCCGCAGATGGCCGATGCGCCCGAGGTCGTGCGCGAAGCCCTGAAGATCCCCGGCATCACCGTCCTCGCGCTCGTGCCCAACCTGCGCGGCTTCCAGGATGCCGTCGCGGCCGGCGCGCCCAAGGTCACGCTGACGGTCTCGGCGTCGGAAGCGCACAGCATGAACAACATCCACATGACGTGTGCCCAGGCGATCGAGTCCGCCAAGCGCATCGTTGCGTTCCGCGACGGCTTGCCGGAAGGGCAGCGTCCGCACATCGAGGTCGGCATCTCCACCGCGTTCGGCTGCAGCATCCAGGGCGACGTGGACGAGAGCTGGGCCATCGAGATGGCCGTGCAACTCGCCGCAGCGGGTGCGGACACGGTCGGCCTCTCCGATTCGGTCGGCTACGGCAACCCCGCGCAGGTGAAGCGCATGTTCAAGCGCCTGATCGCCGAGCTGGGAGGGAAAGCGGGCGGAGCGCACCTGCACAACACGCGCGGCCAGGGGCTCGCCAACGTCGTCGCCGCGCTCGATGCGGGCGTCACCACGTTCGACGCGTCGCAAGGCGGCATCGGCGGTTGTCCCTATGCGCCGGGCGCCACCGGCAACATCGTCACCGAGGACCTCGTGTTCCTGCTCGAATCGATGGGGCTCGACACGGGGATCGACATGCCGAAGCTCCTCGAGGCGCGCAAGTTCCTCGCCGAGGGCCTCCCGGGTGAGCCGGTGTACGGCTTCGTACCCGATGCCGGCGTGCCGAGAAACTATCGCCGCGCCGTGGACCAACACGCATGA
- a CDS encoding CaiB/BaiF CoA transferase family protein, giving the protein MTLPLSGLRVVEFSHMVMGPTCGLVLADLGAEVIKVEPAGKGDPTRYLTSTGAGFFSSFSRNKKSVQLDLESPEGLESARKLIASADVFFENFRPGALEKKGLGYEAMSKANPKLIYCSMKGFLTGPYEKRTALDEVVQMMSGLAYMTGPVGKPLRAGAPVNDMMGGMFGAIAIMAALRERDATGKGQYVQSGLFENCAWLVSTHMMQQAVSGKEPVPMSAGKRAWGVYDIFESGDGTPVFIGVVTERQWELFTKALGEPELMDPSYATNNDRSRARETLIPLVGKLLKKHPIAEIERICETNGLPFARIQKPGDLFDDPHLNAGGMIPITLPDGKETKIPALPMQFGDRRLGIRSPLPTPGQHTREILEKL; this is encoded by the coding sequence ATGACGCTGCCGCTCTCGGGCCTCCGCGTCGTCGAGTTCTCGCACATGGTGATGGGCCCGACCTGCGGGCTCGTGCTCGCCGATTTGGGTGCGGAAGTGATCAAGGTAGAGCCGGCGGGCAAAGGCGACCCCACGCGCTATCTCACCAGCACCGGCGCGGGCTTCTTCTCGTCGTTCAGCCGCAACAAGAAGAGCGTGCAGCTCGACCTCGAAAGCCCCGAGGGCCTGGAGAGCGCCAGGAAGCTCATCGCCTCCGCGGATGTCTTCTTCGAGAACTTCCGCCCCGGCGCGCTCGAGAAGAAGGGGCTCGGCTACGAAGCGATGTCGAAGGCCAATCCGAAGCTGATCTACTGCTCGATGAAGGGCTTCCTCACCGGGCCGTACGAGAAGCGCACCGCGCTCGATGAAGTGGTCCAGATGATGAGCGGCCTCGCCTACATGACGGGTCCCGTCGGCAAGCCGCTTCGTGCCGGCGCGCCCGTGAACGACATGATGGGCGGCATGTTCGGCGCCATCGCGATCATGGCGGCACTTCGCGAACGCGACGCCACCGGCAAGGGCCAGTACGTGCAGAGCGGGCTCTTCGAGAACTGCGCGTGGCTCGTCTCGACGCACATGATGCAGCAGGCCGTGAGCGGCAAGGAGCCGGTGCCGATGTCGGCGGGCAAGCGCGCCTGGGGCGTCTACGACATCTTCGAGTCGGGCGATGGCACGCCGGTCTTCATCGGCGTCGTGACAGAGCGCCAGTGGGAGCTCTTCACGAAGGCGCTCGGCGAGCCGGAGCTGATGGATCCTTCGTACGCGACCAACAACGACCGCTCGCGCGCCCGCGAGACGCTGATCCCGCTGGTGGGGAAGCTCCTGAAGAAGCATCCCATCGCCGAGATCGAGCGCATCTGCGAGACGAACGGATTGCCGTTCGCGCGCATCCAGAAGCCGGGCGATCTCTTCGACGACCCGCACCTCAATGCCGGCGGCATGATTCCCATCACGCTGCCCGACGGAAAAGAAACGAAGATCCCGGCGCTACCCATGCAGTTCGGCGACCGGCGGCTCGGCATCCGCTCACCCCTCCCGACGCCTGGACAACACACGCGCGAGATCCTGGAGAAACTATGA
- a CDS encoding Bug family tripartite tricarboxylate transporter substrate binding protein: MNVKRWIPAFAGMTGTLAMLVATPLLLVAPAQAGAQEYPNKPIKLVVPFTPAGGTDVLSRSIAQSIMNNNPKWNIIIENKPGAGGNIGLDFAAKAPPDGYTIAMGQTANLAVNPTLYGKLPFDPVKDFEPIALVSSQPLILVVSQSSPYKTLKEFVDGAKANPGKLNMASSGNGTIGHIGGELFQRRAGIKMAHVPYKGAGPAVADLLGGSVDCFFGNTQAVGGLVTGGKLRPIATTSPKRLSNFPDVPTVAELGYPGFEAATWSGLVAPAGTPKAIIDKLNAEANRALGNPEMKAKLAEDGSTPLGGTAKDFAEFIKTENVKWGTAVREAGIKLD; this comes from the coding sequence ATGAATGTGAAACGCTGGATTCCCGCCTTCGCGGGAATGACGGGCACGCTCGCGATGCTTGTCGCCACTCCGTTGCTTCTCGTCGCCCCCGCGCAGGCGGGGGCCCAGGAGTATCCGAACAAACCGATCAAGCTGGTCGTTCCGTTCACGCCCGCGGGCGGCACCGACGTGCTGTCGCGATCGATCGCGCAGTCGATCATGAACAACAATCCGAAGTGGAACATCATCATCGAGAACAAGCCGGGCGCGGGGGGCAACATCGGCCTGGACTTTGCCGCGAAGGCGCCGCCCGATGGCTACACCATCGCGATGGGCCAGACCGCGAACCTCGCCGTGAATCCCACGCTCTACGGAAAGCTGCCGTTCGATCCGGTGAAGGACTTCGAGCCCATCGCGCTCGTGTCTTCGCAGCCGCTCATCCTCGTCGTGTCGCAGTCGTCGCCGTACAAGACGCTGAAGGAATTCGTCGACGGCGCCAAGGCCAACCCGGGCAAGCTCAACATGGCCTCCTCGGGAAACGGCACCATCGGCCACATCGGCGGCGAGCTGTTCCAGCGCAGAGCCGGAATCAAGATGGCGCACGTGCCGTACAAGGGTGCGGGGCCCGCCGTGGCGGACCTCCTCGGTGGCAGCGTGGATTGCTTCTTCGGCAACACGCAGGCCGTGGGCGGGCTGGTCACCGGCGGCAAGCTGCGGCCGATCGCCACGACCTCGCCGAAACGCCTCTCGAACTTCCCCGACGTGCCGACCGTGGCGGAGCTGGGCTATCCGGGCTTCGAGGCCGCGACGTGGAGCGGGCTGGTGGCGCCGGCCGGCACGCCCAAGGCGATCATCGACAAGCTCAACGCGGAAGCCAACCGCGCGCTCGGCAATCCGGAGATGAAAGCGAAGCTCGCCGAGGACGGCAGCACGCCGCTCGGCGGCACGGCCAAGGACTTCGCGGAGTTCATCAAGACCGAGAACGTGAAATGGGGCACGGCGGTTCGCGAAGCCGGCATCAAGCTCGACTGA
- a CDS encoding Bug family tripartite tricarboxylate transporter substrate binding protein → MNRVAALLAMAFVGIAAAQSPWPAQPVKIIVPYSPGGTVDFSARLMGNKLTEQLGKAFVVENKTGASGTIGVNAVAKAAPDGYTILANDTSYAMVPALFAKLTWDHANDIVPVTTIITTPVVLVVPATSPYKTVQELLAAAKKEPGKLNYGSGGIGSSTHMNAEFFKKEAKVDIAHIPYKGAGEAMTGIISSQVDVLIAASPTAMGQIAGGKIRPLAISGDKRSAAFPGVPTFAEAGLPGYTATGWFGFAVPKGTSKEIIAKLYAETVKGLQDPAIKAKILEQGAEPGGMPPDQFALFIVNETKKWGDIAKAAGVKPE, encoded by the coding sequence GTGAACAGAGTCGCCGCACTTCTCGCCATGGCCTTCGTCGGTATCGCCGCCGCGCAATCGCCGTGGCCCGCGCAGCCCGTGAAGATCATCGTGCCGTACTCGCCCGGAGGCACCGTGGATTTCTCCGCGCGCCTCATGGGCAACAAGCTCACGGAGCAGCTCGGCAAAGCGTTCGTAGTCGAGAACAAGACGGGTGCATCCGGGACGATCGGCGTGAATGCCGTCGCGAAGGCGGCGCCGGATGGCTACACCATCCTCGCGAACGACACGAGCTACGCGATGGTGCCCGCGCTCTTCGCGAAGCTCACGTGGGACCACGCGAACGATATCGTGCCCGTGACCACGATCATCACGACGCCCGTGGTCCTCGTCGTGCCCGCGACCTCGCCCTACAAGACGGTGCAGGAGCTCCTCGCCGCCGCGAAGAAGGAGCCGGGGAAGCTCAACTACGGCTCGGGCGGCATCGGCAGCTCGACGCACATGAACGCGGAGTTCTTCAAGAAGGAAGCGAAGGTCGACATCGCGCACATTCCGTACAAGGGTGCGGGCGAGGCGATGACCGGCATCATCTCCAGCCAGGTGGACGTGCTGATCGCCGCGTCGCCCACGGCGATGGGGCAGATCGCCGGAGGCAAGATCCGCCCGCTCGCGATCTCCGGCGACAAACGATCGGCCGCGTTCCCGGGCGTGCCGACGTTCGCCGAGGCCGGCCTGCCGGGCTACACCGCCACGGGTTGGTTCGGCTTCGCGGTGCCCAAGGGAACGTCGAAAGAGATCATCGCGAAGCTCTACGCCGAGACGGTGAAGGGCCTGCAGGATCCCGCGATCAAGGCGAAGATCCTGGAGCAGGGCGCGGAGCCCGGCGGAATGCCCCCCGACCAGTTCGCGCTGTTCATCGTGAACGAGACGAAGAAGTGGGGCGACATCGCCAAAGCGGCCGGCGTGAAGCCCGAATAG
- a CDS encoding SMP-30/gluconolactonase/LRE family protein: MWNLSFTPPQVVDARVLTKIPDAFRKPRRTEWCDANKPGHVIDSFLEGPSFDREGNLYVTDIPYGRVFRISPKLEWSLVVEYDGWPNGIAIHKDGSLWITDYRKGILALDAKSGKIETLLGHRNSESFKGVNDLTFDAAGDCYFTDQGQTGMHDPTGRVYRRRANGHLDLLIGNAPSPNGVALDPTGKVLFVAVTRGNQVWRGPILPDNTVSKIGAFFTFFGASGPDGMAVAKDGSLVVAHASLGGAFVLNPRGELTHYVKSPVGTTVTNVAFRPGTPKLVMTESSTGTILEADLPMEGAALFSHAK, encoded by the coding sequence ATGTGGAATCTCTCCTTTACTCCCCCGCAAGTCGTCGACGCTCGCGTCCTGACGAAAATCCCTGACGCGTTCCGCAAGCCACGGCGCACGGAGTGGTGCGACGCGAACAAGCCCGGCCATGTGATCGACAGCTTCCTCGAGGGGCCGTCGTTCGACCGCGAGGGCAATCTCTACGTCACCGACATTCCGTACGGGCGCGTCTTCCGCATCTCGCCGAAGCTCGAGTGGTCGCTGGTCGTGGAGTACGACGGCTGGCCGAACGGCATCGCCATCCACAAGGATGGCTCGTTGTGGATCACGGACTATCGCAAGGGCATCCTCGCGCTCGATGCGAAATCGGGAAAGATCGAGACGCTGCTCGGCCACCGCAACAGCGAGTCGTTCAAGGGTGTGAACGACCTCACGTTCGACGCGGCGGGCGATTGCTACTTCACCGACCAGGGCCAGACCGGGATGCACGATCCCACGGGCCGGGTCTATCGCCGGCGTGCCAACGGGCACCTGGACCTCCTCATCGGCAACGCGCCCAGCCCCAACGGCGTGGCGCTCGATCCCACGGGCAAGGTGCTCTTCGTCGCCGTGACGCGCGGCAACCAGGTGTGGCGCGGGCCGATCCTGCCGGACAACACCGTCTCCAAGATCGGCGCCTTCTTCACCTTCTTCGGCGCGAGCGGGCCGGACGGGATGGCCGTGGCGAAGGACGGCAGCCTCGTCGTCGCGCACGCGAGCCTCGGGGGCGCCTTCGTGCTCAATCCTCGCGGGGAGCTCACGCATTACGTGAAGAGTCCCGTGGGGACGACGGTCACGAACGTCGCTTTCCGGCCGGGGACCCCGAAGCTGGTCATGACCGAATCGTCGACCGGGACGATTCTCGAGGCGGACCTGCCGATGGAAGGCGCCGCACTCTTCTCGCACGCAAAATAA
- a CDS encoding TonB-dependent receptor plug domain-containing protein, producing the protein MKKPLHLAVLLALTSPAAFAQTAPATPPGEKKEEATKLETISVVGSRRTNASATDTTVPVDFIPLAKINETNPQFDLSQSLQYISPSFTSTRQTGADGADLIDSASLRGLGSDQTLVLVNGKRRHTTALVNLFGARNRGNTGTDLNTLPMLAIDNVQVLRDGAASQYGSDAIAGVLSIDLKKRAGCEGILGYGQYDSAGDGKNYLASAYCGFKLGGGTTGVTFEYLDRGRSNRADPGEPRRTIGDTAMENYTLFVNGELPAGPGAFYYTLGGQKRDASSGAFGRGGIGSDDIPSRNSAAMYPDGFVPFINGDITDRSAIGGYRMTVGDGWAMDLSQTYGYNRLKYDITNTLNASIANSSSNGISPTGFDAGGFSFAQYTTNLDFSKFFPQWSTNIAFGAEYRHEEYKIFAGEPGSYNDVDGVGMGGNAGSQGFPGFQPSDETDRKRNSYAAYADVEMDVTSRFKLQGALRFEHYSDFGSTTTGKVAGLFKATDDIAFRGSVSTGFRAPSLQQVYFSSTFTDFISGVPLDVVLAPNGGAIANAAGIPKLTEEKSKNFTFGATWNPTPAVAATIDFYRIDIDDRIVLSGRFDADNYPALGATLQALGVGQAQFFVNSVDTQTQGFDLTVSHKAETGWGRLNTFFAYNYSKTDVKQIHTPDALTGFEDVLLSERERLFLEQGAPRNKAILGFDLISGKLETNLKVIYFGKQTLGTFSGTEAGVPNQQYKAKTSADLAFTWSFDPNTRLTVGAANIFNVKPTEQDPNETDNGFKYESVQFGLNGTSYFARLFKRF; encoded by the coding sequence ATGAAGAAGCCCCTGCACCTCGCAGTCCTGCTGGCACTGACCAGCCCCGCCGCCTTCGCGCAGACAGCCCCGGCAACGCCGCCCGGCGAGAAGAAGGAAGAAGCCACCAAGCTCGAGACCATCTCCGTCGTCGGCTCGCGCAGGACCAACGCCTCGGCCACGGATACGACGGTGCCGGTGGATTTCATCCCGCTGGCCAAGATCAACGAGACCAACCCGCAGTTCGACCTGTCCCAGTCGCTCCAGTACATCTCGCCGTCGTTCACTTCGACGCGCCAGACCGGCGCGGACGGCGCGGACCTCATCGATTCCGCCTCGTTGCGGGGCCTGGGCTCCGACCAGACGCTGGTGCTCGTGAACGGCAAGCGGCGCCACACGACGGCGCTCGTGAACCTCTTCGGTGCACGAAACCGCGGCAACACGGGCACGGACCTCAACACGCTGCCGATGCTCGCCATCGACAACGTCCAGGTGCTGCGCGACGGCGCGGCGTCCCAGTACGGCTCGGACGCCATTGCCGGCGTCCTCAGCATCGACCTCAAGAAGCGAGCGGGGTGCGAGGGCATCCTCGGCTACGGCCAGTACGATTCCGCGGGCGACGGCAAGAACTACCTCGCCTCGGCCTACTGCGGGTTCAAGCTGGGCGGCGGGACGACGGGCGTGACGTTCGAATACCTCGACCGCGGCCGCTCCAACCGCGCGGATCCGGGCGAGCCCCGCCGCACCATCGGCGACACCGCGATGGAGAACTACACGCTGTTCGTGAACGGCGAGCTCCCGGCGGGGCCCGGTGCCTTCTACTACACGCTGGGCGGCCAGAAGCGCGACGCCTCCTCCGGCGCCTTCGGGCGGGGCGGCATTGGCTCGGACGACATCCCGTCGCGAAACTCCGCGGCCATGTACCCGGACGGCTTCGTGCCCTTCATCAACGGCGACATCACGGATCGCTCCGCGATCGGCGGCTACCGGATGACCGTGGGCGACGGCTGGGCGATGGACCTCTCGCAGACGTACGGCTACAACCGCCTCAAGTACGACATCACCAATACGCTCAACGCCTCCATCGCGAACTCGAGCTCGAACGGCATCAGCCCCACGGGCTTCGACGCGGGCGGCTTCTCGTTCGCGCAGTACACGACGAACCTGGATTTCTCGAAGTTCTTCCCGCAGTGGAGCACCAACATCGCGTTCGGCGCCGAGTACCGCCACGAGGAGTACAAGATCTTCGCGGGCGAGCCCGGCTCGTACAACGACGTCGACGGCGTGGGCATGGGCGGCAATGCGGGGAGCCAGGGCTTCCCGGGCTTCCAGCCCAGCGACGAGACGGACCGCAAGCGCAACAGCTACGCGGCCTACGCCGACGTCGAAATGGACGTCACCAGCCGCTTCAAGCTCCAGGGGGCGCTGCGCTTCGAGCACTACAGCGACTTCGGCTCGACCACCACGGGCAAGGTGGCCGGCCTCTTCAAGGCCACCGACGACATCGCCTTCCGCGGCTCCGTGAGCACGGGCTTCCGCGCCCCGTCGCTCCAGCAGGTCTATTTCTCGTCCACCTTCACGGACTTCATCAGCGGCGTGCCGCTCGACGTGGTGCTGGCCCCGAACGGCGGCGCCATCGCGAATGCCGCGGGCATCCCGAAGCTCACCGAGGAGAAATCCAAGAACTTCACGTTCGGCGCGACCTGGAACCCCACGCCGGCCGTCGCCGCCACGATCGACTTCTACCGCATCGACATCGACGACCGCATCGTGCTCTCGGGACGCTTCGACGCCGACAACTACCCGGCGCTCGGCGCCACCCTCCAGGCCCTGGGCGTGGGGCAGGCGCAATTCTTCGTGAACTCGGTGGACACCCAGACGCAGGGCTTCGACCTCACGGTCTCGCACAAGGCCGAGACCGGCTGGGGCCGGCTGAACACCTTCTTCGCCTACAACTACAGCAAGACCGACGTGAAGCAGATCCACACGCCGGACGCGCTCACGGGCTTCGAGGACGTGCTGCTCTCCGAGCGCGAGCGCCTGTTCCTGGAGCAGGGCGCGCCGCGCAACAAGGCCATCCTCGGCTTCGACCTCATCTCCGGGAAGCTCGAGACGAACCTGAAGGTGATCTATTTCGGCAAGCAGACGCTGGGCACGTTTTCGGGAACGGAAGCCGGCGTGCCGAACCAGCAATACAAGGCGAAGACCTCGGCGGATCTCGCGTTCACGTGGAGCTTCGATCCCAACACCCGCCTCACGGTCGGCGCGGCCAACATCTTCAACGTGAAGCCCACCGAGCAGGATCCCAACGAGACGGACAACGGTTTCAAGTACGAGAGCGTGCAGTTCGGCCTGAACGGCACGTCCTACTTCGCGCGCCTCTTCAAGCGGTTCTAG
- a CDS encoding acyl-CoA thioesterase domain-containing protein, translated as MSSTRDRVLRAIAMARIPGFHFAAHFLDVRFDRVVPHNALVSLEAGETLLDADGSAHPGAIAFLADIGLSASIRSGLDPAVRLATVSMHLQFTGERASGHIEAEGEFQGDLAGISARQALSRVTVRSGGKIVAFGSGAFIVLEPLPGTKMHPVQQDRSNVPMLSEKELTKPELAILRTAETAEKEATPKSPFIRHFWGYDSHATATGASCTMKNGSQVGNRVGHVQGGILVGLAAATANAALPDTWRLSAIQTQFVSPGEGRMLKARAKVVHQGRQTGVVRTEVTGAEGRRVLDVTSTHAKN; from the coding sequence ATGTCTTCCACACGCGACCGAGTCCTCCGCGCCATCGCGATGGCCCGCATTCCGGGCTTCCACTTCGCCGCGCATTTCCTCGACGTCCGGTTCGACCGTGTCGTGCCTCACAACGCCCTCGTGTCACTCGAAGCGGGCGAGACGTTGCTCGATGCGGATGGCTCGGCACACCCGGGCGCGATCGCCTTCCTCGCCGACATCGGGCTTTCCGCGAGCATCCGTTCGGGCCTCGATCCTGCCGTTCGCCTCGCTACCGTCAGCATGCACCTGCAGTTCACGGGGGAACGCGCGAGCGGACACATCGAAGCCGAAGGCGAATTCCAGGGCGATCTCGCCGGCATTTCCGCCCGGCAGGCGCTGAGTCGCGTCACGGTGCGAAGCGGCGGGAAGATCGTCGCGTTCGGCAGCGGTGCCTTCATCGTGCTCGAACCGCTGCCCGGCACGAAGATGCATCCGGTGCAACAGGACCGCTCGAATGTCCCGATGCTCTCCGAGAAGGAGCTCACCAAGCCGGAGCTCGCCATCCTGCGGACCGCCGAAACCGCGGAGAAGGAAGCGACGCCCAAGTCGCCCTTCATCCGCCACTTCTGGGGCTACGACTCGCATGCGACTGCGACGGGGGCGTCCTGCACGATGAAGAACGGCAGCCAGGTCGGCAACCGCGTCGGTCACGTGCAGGGCGGAATTCTCGTGGGGCTCGCGGCGGCGACGGCGAATGCGGCGCTGCCGGACACCTGGCGCCTCTCGGCGATCCAGACTCAATTCGTGAGCCCGGGCGAGGGGCGGATGTTGAAGGCGCGCGCGAAAGTCGTGCACCAGGGCCGGCAGACCGGCGTGGTCCGCACCGAGGTCACGGGCGCCGAGGGGCGCCGTGTCCTCGATGTCACTTCAACCCACGCGAAGAACTAG
- a CDS encoding Bug family tripartite tricarboxylate transporter substrate binding protein, protein MTMKWIPAFAGMTLAALLVSSAHAEAQDYPNKPIRMIIPLAAASAVDNAARIVTQKMSENMGQQFVIENMPGAAGMIGTERIAKAAPDGYTIGGFNDSIMTMLPNLNDKLSWDIVRDFEPVSLVGVIEWGLITGLDTPYKTAADVIADAKARPGKVDYGSGGNGSPQHIAMALFASQAGVTMMHVPYKGATQAAVGVAANEVPLAFQGLGTAASLIHSKKVRLLGVSTPGKLASFPDAPTLSDSGLPGFEFNSWFAVMAPAGTPKAIVNKLNAEIRKALADPGVREKLVAQGFTIRGSSPEELGTATKNQLAKYQKVMKAAGIKAE, encoded by the coding sequence ATGACAATGAAATGGATTCCCGCCTTCGCGGGAATGACGTTGGCCGCCCTTCTCGTCTCCTCCGCGCACGCGGAGGCCCAGGACTATCCCAACAAACCGATCCGGATGATCATCCCGCTCGCCGCAGCGAGCGCGGTCGACAACGCGGCCCGCATCGTCACGCAGAAGATGTCGGAGAACATGGGCCAGCAATTCGTGATCGAGAACATGCCGGGAGCCGCGGGCATGATCGGCACGGAGCGCATCGCGAAGGCCGCGCCGGACGGCTACACGATCGGCGGCTTCAATGACTCGATCATGACGATGCTGCCGAACCTCAACGACAAGCTGTCGTGGGACATCGTGCGCGACTTCGAGCCGGTGTCGCTCGTGGGCGTGATCGAATGGGGCCTCATCACCGGCCTCGACACACCGTACAAGACCGCGGCCGACGTGATCGCCGACGCCAAGGCGCGCCCGGGCAAGGTGGACTACGGCTCGGGTGGCAACGGCAGCCCGCAACACATCGCGATGGCGCTCTTTGCCTCGCAGGCCGGCGTCACCATGATGCACGTGCCGTACAAGGGCGCGACGCAGGCCGCCGTGGGAGTCGCCGCGAATGAAGTCCCTCTCGCCTTCCAGGGCCTCGGCACCGCGGCTTCGCTGATCCACTCGAAGAAGGTGCGCTTGCTCGGTGTATCGACGCCCGGCAAGCTCGCGTCCTTTCCCGACGCGCCGACCCTCTCCGACTCCGGCCTGCCCGGCTTCGAGTTCAACTCGTGGTTCGCCGTGATGGCGCCCGCGGGAACGCCGAAGGCCATCGTGAACAAGCTCAATGCCGAGATCAGGAAAGCCCTCGCCGATCCGGGCGTGCGCGAAAAGTTGGTCGCACAGGGCTTCACGATCCGCGGCTCGTCGCCCGAGGAGCTGGGAACGGCGACGAAGAACCAGCTCGCCAAATACCAGAAGGTGATGAAGGCTGCCGGCATCAAAGCGGAGTAA
- a CDS encoding Ldh family oxidoreductase, translated as MHVTRDELRDFAARAFVRVGLPESDACIIGELMAEAEFQGSEGHGIMRMNHYIRRIQAGGVNPKPNIRVVEERAAMALVDGDNGMGHLVMKRATGIAIEKARTCGVAWVGSQHSNHAGPASLYPRMALEHGMVALYFAVGNANHLPPWGGLDMLLSTNPIAVAIPTHEEPPVVLDMATTVAAYGKVKTKAQRGETMPVGWMIDRQGNPLTDPKRSAEGLLLPIGGYKGYGLALVFGLLAGTLNGAAMGKDVIDFNADDVTPTNTGQAICVIDPAAFGDPLEFKKRVDVVVRDLRASERMPGVERIWLPGEQSHLKKLEAQRNGTPIAPALQKSLDTLADSLGILRLSGGTP; from the coding sequence ATGCACGTCACGCGAGATGAGCTTCGCGATTTCGCCGCCCGCGCTTTCGTTCGCGTAGGCCTGCCCGAGTCTGACGCCTGCATCATCGGCGAGTTGATGGCCGAAGCCGAATTCCAGGGCTCCGAAGGCCACGGAATCATGCGGATGAACCACTACATCCGCCGCATCCAGGCCGGGGGCGTGAATCCGAAGCCGAACATCCGCGTCGTCGAGGAGCGCGCCGCGATGGCACTCGTGGACGGCGACAACGGCATGGGCCACCTCGTGATGAAGCGCGCGACCGGGATCGCGATCGAGAAGGCCCGCACCTGCGGCGTCGCGTGGGTCGGCTCTCAACACAGCAACCACGCAGGCCCCGCCTCGCTCTATCCGCGCATGGCGCTCGAGCACGGAATGGTCGCGCTCTACTTCGCGGTCGGCAACGCGAACCATCTCCCGCCGTGGGGCGGCCTCGACATGCTGCTCTCCACCAACCCGATCGCCGTTGCCATTCCCACGCACGAGGAACCGCCGGTCGTGCTCGACATGGCGACCACCGTCGCGGCCTACGGCAAGGTGAAGACGAAGGCCCAGCGCGGCGAGACGATGCCCGTCGGCTGGATGATCGACCGCCAGGGCAACCCGCTGACGGATCCGAAGCGTTCTGCCGAAGGATTGCTGCTTCCGATCGGCGGCTACAAGGGCTACGGTCTTGCCCTCGTATTCGGCCTGCTCGCCGGAACGCTGAACGGCGCCGCGATGGGCAAGGACGTCATCGACTTCAACGCCGACGACGTGACGCCGACCAACACCGGGCAGGCGATCTGCGTGATCGATCCCGCCGCATTCGGCGATCCGCTCGAGTTCAAGAAGCGCGTGGACGTGGTCGTGCGCGACCTGCGCGCCAGCGAACGCATGCCGGGCGTCGAACGAATCTGGCTGCCCGGCGAGCAGAGCCACCTGAAGAAGCTCGAAGCCCAACGCAACGGCACGCCCATCGCACCGGCGCTGCAGAAGAGCCTCGACACGCTCGCCGATTCGCTCGGCATCCTGCGCCTTTCCGGAGGAACACCATGA